One genomic region from Bacillus aquiflavi encodes:
- a CDS encoding YigZ family protein, giving the protein MLTRYYTIKGYGEHEIVIQKSRFIAYISRAETEAEAQEFIQMMKKKHWDATHNCSAYLIGERDQIQKANDDGEPSGTAGVPILEVLKKKQLKNTVAVITRYFGGIKLGAGGLIRAYGKATSEGINATGIVERKLMCVVRTKIDYTWLGKIENELRSSIYKIKDIHYYDHVEIKTFVENNQTKLFKEWMTDLTNGQSVINEGELVYLEKDVF; this is encoded by the coding sequence ATGTTAACTCGCTATTATACTATTAAAGGATACGGCGAGCATGAAATTGTTATTCAAAAATCACGCTTCATCGCATACATCTCGCGTGCTGAAACGGAAGCTGAGGCTCAAGAGTTTATTCAAATGATGAAAAAAAAACATTGGGATGCAACACATAATTGCTCTGCATATTTAATTGGAGAACGTGACCAAATTCAAAAAGCTAATGATGACGGAGAACCAAGTGGAACGGCTGGTGTTCCCATACTAGAAGTATTGAAAAAAAAGCAACTAAAAAATACGGTTGCTGTCATTACACGTTACTTTGGCGGAATTAAATTAGGGGCAGGAGGCCTTATTCGTGCCTATGGAAAAGCTACTTCTGAAGGAATTAATGCAACGGGAATTGTTGAACGTAAGCTTATGTGTGTGGTACGAACAAAAATTGATTACACTTGGCTAGGTAAAATAGAAAATGAACTCCGTTCCTCAATTTATAAGATAAAAGATATTCACTATTATGATCATGTTGAAATTAAGACTTTTGTTGAAAATAATCAGACGAAACTGTTCAAGGAATGGATGACTGATTTAACAAATGGACAAAGTGTTATTAACGAAGGGGAACTAGTATACTTAGAAAAAGATGTTTTCTAG
- a CDS encoding glycosyltransferase family 4 protein, whose protein sequence is MSKILILTEDYPSNENKYPSSFIHSRNLIYLKNGFELLVLSFNANKAYKYEGIDVISLKEFEADYQVSSFDLVLSHAPNLRHHVVFLNKHQKKIKKVVFFFYGHEVLKINKYYPNPYSFDKNSSVTKDLLQNFYDTVKLLILKRYFKSLLLKSKAHIVFVSEWMKTEFIKNVKIDDHILRERSSIIHNNINEVFEVESYIPAEKFLADVITIRPLDKSKYAIDVVAKIAEANPNITFHVYGKGEYFNHYQPPENLVVFNQFLSQKEIPKLLNQYRCALMPTRLDSQGVMMCEMAAYGIPLITSNISICQEMMKGFSNTFFIHNDLTKNQDITTFISNIDFTKEINKEKFSLKKTVFKEIDLIKKLIED, encoded by the coding sequence TTGTCAAAAATATTAATACTTACTGAAGATTATCCGAGTAATGAAAATAAATATCCAAGCTCCTTTATCCATTCAAGGAATTTAATTTATTTGAAAAATGGATTTGAACTACTTGTTTTATCCTTTAATGCAAATAAGGCATACAAATATGAAGGAATCGATGTTATTTCTCTAAAAGAATTTGAAGCTGATTATCAAGTTTCATCATTCGATTTAGTTTTAAGTCATGCTCCCAATCTTAGGCACCATGTTGTCTTTTTAAATAAACATCAAAAAAAGATAAAAAAAGTTGTCTTTTTTTTTTATGGACACGAAGTGTTGAAAATTAACAAATATTATCCAAATCCATATTCTTTCGACAAAAATAGTAGTGTAACCAAAGATTTGCTCCAAAATTTTTATGATACTGTTAAATTATTGATTCTTAAAAGATATTTTAAAAGCTTACTTTTAAAAAGTAAAGCACATATTGTTTTCGTTAGTGAATGGATGAAAACAGAATTTATAAAGAATGTAAAAATAGATGATCATATTTTGCGAGAAAGGTCTTCTATTATTCATAATAATATTAATGAGGTTTTTGAAGTTGAATCATATATTCCAGCTGAAAAATTTTTAGCAGATGTCATTACAATTAGACCGCTTGATAAATCAAAATATGCTATTGATGTTGTAGCAAAGATTGCTGAAGCGAATCCTAATATAACCTTTCATGTTTATGGTAAAGGGGAGTATTTTAATCACTATCAACCTCCTGAAAATTTAGTTGTGTTTAATCAGTTTCTTTCGCAAAAAGAAATTCCTAAACTATTAAACCAATATCGGTGTGCTTTAATGCCGACAAGATTAGATTCACAAGGTGTCATGATGTGTGAAATGGCAGCATACGGTATACCATTAATTACATCAAATATTTCAATTTGCCAAGAAATGATGAAAGGTTTTAGTAACACTTTTTTTATTCATAATGACTTAACAAAGAACCAAGATATTACAACATTCATTTCGAATATAGACTTCACTAAAGAGATTAATAAAGAAAAATTTTCTTTAAAAAAAACTGTCTTTAAGGAAATTGATTTAATAAAAAAATTAATAGAAGATTGA
- a CDS encoding group II intron maturase-specific domain-containing protein, with protein sequence MVQQAISQRLSPIFEKQFSEYSYGFRPRRSCEMAVVQALEYINDGCFYYDSNKKRFQPRPHEQSIQKFQRKLRQLTKRNWSISLDIRIVKLKQVIYGWVSYLKIANMKNALGKIDAKLRSRLRVIIWKQWKTNKKRIKSLVQLGIPEEEAKGLAYCRKGYRFIGLSKVVHRAISNKRFRQRGIPFVLDYYLKVHIAI encoded by the coding sequence CAAGCAATTAGCCAAAGACTTAGCCCCATATTTGAAAAACAATTCAGCGAATACAGCTACGGTTTCCGACCAAGAAGAAGTTGTGAAATGGCAGTCGTTCAAGCGCTGGAATATATAAATGATGGATGCTTTTACTATGATTCAAATAAAAAGAGATTTCAACCAAGGCCACATGAACAATCGATTCAGAAGTTCCAACGAAAACTGCGCCAGCTAACGAAACGGAACTGGAGTATTTCTCTAGATATAAGAATCGTTAAACTGAAACAGGTCATTTATGGATGGGTCAGCTACCTTAAGATAGCGAACATGAAGAATGCGCTCGGAAAAATAGACGCAAAACTTCGCTCCAGACTACGAGTAATCATCTGGAAGCAATGGAAGACCAATAAAAAGAGAATAAAATCTCTTGTCCAGCTTGGGATACCCGAGGAGGAAGCAAAAGGCTTAGCGTACTGTCGGAAGGGTTATCGTTTTATTGGACTATCGAAGGTAGTCCATCGAGCGATATCAAATAAACGCTTTAGGCAAAGGGGGATTCCCTTTGTCTTAGACTACTATCTAAAAGTGCACATTGCGATATAA
- a CDS encoding LCP family protein: protein MKGTRIYIRKQKKRPFKRFLKYVAISILFISILGLGYGGYLAYTINKAADDSDEELNRGTKSELRDSKVTLKDDPVTILLIGVDDYQDEDKGRADALILVTLNPKTKEVALLSIPRDTRTYIPRKKKKHKINHAYAWGDIEGTVDAVQELLDVPVDFYVKAGAKAFQDIIDEIGGITVNVPFDFKQSDLKGNYVYFKEGTMKLDGRKALAFVQMRYEDPEGDFGRQKREQETLKAIADQALSVNTLPKANKIIESLGSNVKTNISLNEMLGLRNFYNEIKNQEFKKLEIEGENIEIENLSFYEPNKDSVDEVSNELRRILEIPNYTVNSNEQSS from the coding sequence ATGAAGGGAACAAGAATTTATATACGTAAACAAAAGAAACGGCCGTTCAAACGTTTTCTAAAATACGTAGCAATTAGTATTTTGTTCATTTCTATATTAGGTTTAGGATATGGTGGCTATTTAGCTTACACGATAAATAAAGCAGCTGATGACAGTGATGAAGAATTGAATAGAGGAACTAAATCTGAACTGCGTGATTCAAAGGTCACTTTAAAAGACGATCCAGTAACAATATTATTAATTGGTGTTGATGATTATCAGGATGAGGATAAAGGACGAGCTGACGCACTCATACTTGTTACTCTTAACCCTAAAACAAAAGAAGTCGCTTTATTAAGTATCCCAAGAGATACTCGAACATATATTCCAAGAAAAAAGAAAAAACACAAAATAAATCATGCTTACGCATGGGGAGATATTGAAGGCACCGTCGATGCTGTTCAAGAACTTCTTGATGTTCCCGTTGATTTTTATGTAAAAGCTGGTGCGAAAGCTTTTCAAGATATTATAGATGAAATAGGCGGAATTACTGTAAATGTTCCATTTGATTTTAAACAAAGTGATCTAAAGGGAAACTATGTTTATTTTAAAGAAGGAACAATGAAATTAGATGGACGAAAAGCTTTAGCATTTGTCCAAATGCGTTATGAAGATCCTGAAGGAGATTTTGGCCGTCAAAAAAGAGAACAAGAAACATTAAAGGCAATCGCTGACCAAGCCTTATCTGTGAACACTTTACCAAAGGCAAATAAAATTATCGAATCTCTCGGCTCTAACGTAAAAACAAATATTTCCTTAAATGAGATGTTAGGTTTAAGAAATTTTTACAATGAAATTAAAAATCAAGAGTTTAAGAAATTAGAAATTGAAGGCGAAAATATAGAAATTGAAAATCTTTCTTTTTATGAACCAAATAAAGACTCAGTCGATGAAGTAAGTAATGAATTACGAAGAATACTTGAGATCCCAAACTATACTGTAAATAGTAATGAACAATCGTCTTAA
- a CDS encoding sensor histidine kinase, with translation MTLTKFNTKTLDQIIEKMMTEIRKYKDEIFRVSEKGWNDYEFLKEELTHVKERASYIIKDREKLDFQLHFVQKKLSEIGEDVKGCTSEELLNQAQELQRHLKLNRQEEIQLQNRSDEIERQLLELKATIEQAEQFVLRISVVLTYLTNDIKQSGERIKERTHKQEIGLKMIDAQEEERKRLSREIHDGPAQMLANVLLRSDLIERIFRERSPEEAMDEIRSLKKMVRHTLHEVRRIIYDLRPMPLEELGLISTLKKYFQTIEEYYKNIKISFISISNDKRLPIKYELALFRLIQESVQNALKHAYSTEIQVKLTIADGSISIVVNDNGKGFDLNKQQKSQSFGILGMKERVELLNGEISIDTQLDVGTSIRIQVPF, from the coding sequence ATGACGTTAACAAAATTTAATACGAAGACCCTAGATCAAATAATAGAAAAAATGATGACAGAGATTAGAAAATATAAAGATGAAATTTTCCGTGTTAGTGAAAAGGGTTGGAATGATTATGAATTTCTTAAAGAAGAATTAACACATGTAAAGGAAAGGGCTTCCTACATAATAAAGGATAGGGAGAAGCTCGATTTCCAACTTCATTTTGTCCAAAAGAAGCTTTCGGAAATAGGTGAGGACGTTAAAGGATGCACTAGCGAGGAATTATTAAATCAAGCACAAGAGCTTCAAAGACATTTAAAATTAAATAGACAAGAGGAAATACAACTGCAGAATCGAAGTGATGAGATTGAACGACAATTGTTGGAGTTAAAGGCAACAATAGAACAAGCGGAGCAGTTTGTTTTACGAATTTCAGTCGTATTGACTTATTTGACTAACGATATAAAGCAATCGGGAGAAAGAATAAAAGAAAGAACGCATAAACAAGAGATTGGATTAAAAATGATTGATGCACAGGAAGAGGAACGAAAACGATTATCAAGAGAAATACATGACGGTCCGGCGCAAATGCTTGCAAACGTCCTCTTGCGCTCGGATTTAATTGAGCGTATTTTTCGGGAAAGAAGTCCAGAGGAAGCAATGGATGAAATCCGCAGTTTGAAGAAGATGGTGCGTCATACACTACACGAGGTTCGCCGTATAATTTATGATTTGCGCCCCATGCCTTTAGAAGAGCTAGGGTTAATTTCTACTTTAAAAAAATATTTTCAAACTATTGAGGAGTATTATAAAAATATTAAAATTTCGTTTATCTCTATTAGCAACGATAAACGGCTTCCAATTAAATATGAACTTGCGCTTTTTCGACTCATTCAAGAATCGGTTCAAAATGCATTAAAACATGCTTATTCCACAGAAATCCAAGTAAAATTAACAATTGCTGACGGTAGTATATCTATCGTGGTGAACGATAACGGAAAAGGTTTTGACTTAAATAAACAACAGAAATCACAATCCTTTGGTATTTTAGGAATGAAGGAACGAGTCGAGCTTTTAAATGGGGAAATATCGATTGATACTCAACTCGATGTTGGAACAAGTATTCGGATTCAAGTTCCATTTTAG